The following coding sequences are from one Phycisphaeraceae bacterium window:
- a CDS encoding TlpA family protein disulfide reductase — MRRVMWSVVAAGVVSAGAMAQETKPEPKKEGGAAVPMTPIKPAAGEQPKPDAKEEVTLKVGDKAPALVFDEFVKGEKVAGFEPGKVYVVEFWATWCSPCVKQIPHLTKVQASHKDAVVVIGMASSERQKEGERDARLERLKAFVEKQGDAMGYRVAYDAERRMSKSWMQPAGQKFIPTAFVVDGEGTIVYIGSPAEMDGVVEGAVKKAKEKA, encoded by the coding sequence ATGAGGCGTGTGATGTGGTCGGTGGTCGCGGCGGGTGTGGTGTCGGCCGGTGCGATGGCGCAGGAAACCAAGCCGGAACCGAAGAAGGAAGGCGGGGCAGCCGTGCCGATGACGCCGATCAAGCCCGCCGCGGGGGAACAGCCGAAGCCCGATGCAAAGGAGGAGGTCACGCTGAAGGTGGGGGATAAGGCTCCGGCCCTGGTGTTCGACGAGTTTGTGAAGGGAGAGAAGGTGGCGGGGTTTGAGCCCGGGAAGGTGTACGTCGTGGAGTTCTGGGCGACGTGGTGCAGCCCGTGTGTGAAGCAGATCCCTCACCTGACCAAGGTTCAGGCGTCGCACAAGGACGCGGTGGTGGTGATCGGGATGGCATCGAGCGAGCGCCAGAAGGAAGGCGAACGTGATGCTCGGCTCGAGCGGCTCAAGGCGTTCGTGGAGAAGCAGGGGGACGCGATGGGGTACCGGGTGGCGTACGACGCGGAGCGTCGGATGAGCAAGAGTTGGATGCAGCCCGCGGGCCAGAAGTTCATTCCGACGGCGTTCGTGGTGGATGGCGAGGGGACGATCGTGTACATCGGCTCACCCGCGGAGATGGATGGGGTTGTTGAGGGAGCGGTGAAGAAGGCGAAGGAGAAGGCCTAG